Genomic window (Vigna radiata var. radiata cultivar VC1973A chromosome 1, Vradiata_ver6, whole genome shotgun sequence):
TTGACTGTCATTCATTAACTATAGTGTTTTGAAGAAATTTTGCTTTgatgaaagtatttttttagaaagaaaacacTTCTTTCTATAAATCACTTGCTGTATCTttcattttaactaaaattttaatatttttcctaaaagaaattatgataaaaaaatattctcacAACAGAATTcagttattataatataaaatataattttaatgttgaaaatattaatttttaacattttaaaaatattttgatacgataaattaaatatttacttctttttgtcttgtataaattaaaatagggTAATCTGTTAATCATTTTGAGTTAATTTCATGAACTCgcatttaattttacttaaataatagGTAATTTCAGTAAAACAAGTTAATCAATCTAATTCAAAACATTATAAAGTTAGAGATCAATTCAAAAAACTGTTTATAAATACTtgaaattaaactattttaattttttaaccattAAATTAGTaccaaattattttatctttttgggTGAAACAcacttgaaattaaattatggCGGCTAATGCATAGTGAGATTTCTATTATTCTCTGTTCTCTAACCTAATTGAGGCATACCTTGTCATTGAGGACTTTTCTTCtcaatcattttctttcttcttttcgaTAATAGGTTTGAGTTCTAAAATTTCTTTTCCCATCTTCTTCTGAATactcaatttaaatttattattatttttaaataatgtatcatccttataaatgaattaatatttctactaaataatatagttaaaaaagCTAAATTATtcgcttttcttttcttattttttatgcgtcttttattaatttattattatttttattattatttggcaTCTCGGGCATCTTgctcaattatataatagtgATGTTTATTGAGAAACAAAGTGATACTGATTGTTGTTAGTGTTCCCTTTGTTGGTGGCTAAGAATCCTCCGAAAAATCAAAGGCcgaaagcagaaaaaaaaaacgacaaAAGCTAACAGAGATCGTATTTTTTGTTTGAGCTGGAAAGCAACTGAACCCCGGTTTGGCTATCAGATTCAATCGtacttttcaatattttaaggtgattttatttcaaaatcttttcggTAAGcatgtttaaaattttgttgtaacgttgttgtgttttgtgttctGCAAAGGTTGCGTATTCAATTCAGTAACATGTTGAGTATGCATATCGAAGTGGGTGTGAAGATTCAGACGTTGTGAAGCTTGATTTTGGTTCGCCAGTAATTCTGAATTGTTATTTGTAATTGTAAGTAACATTTTCATGCCTTTGATGCTTTTTTTATATGCTTTCGGGCCTTGAAATTGGGTAGTGTCTCTCTGTTTGCCTTTTAGCGTTTTTGTTACCtggaaaaggagaagagattAGTGTTGCATGTGGGATTAAGACCATGTTGTGTTGTGCCTGATTGAAGTGGTTCTTTCTGAACTgaacttgttttttattttcatggttTTGGTTTGGATATGGTGTGACGAGTTTGACCCTTTTTAATGGTTGATTGGTTTAGTTTGCGTTCACTGAGCCCTGCCTTTCCCATTGCCGAAAGATATGGTTGCCTTTGGGAAGAAGTTGAAAGACAGACAAATTGAAGAATGGCAAGGGTAGGTTGTGTTGGGGGTTATAAGCTTCTGAGTTGTATTTCGGCCCTGCGTCAATGGTACTTCAGGTTCATAAGTTTGATTTTTTGTTACAGATATTACATAAACTACAAACTCATGAAGAAACGAGTCAGGCAGTATGCCCAACAAATTCAGCTTGGAACTCAAGATCGGCGGCATGTACTCAAGGATTTCTCACGAATGCTTGATAATCaggtttttctgttttctctGTTGAGTGCTTAATTACGCAGTACGGAGTGGAAGTGGATCCTTTTTCATTACTTTGAATACTCAAATTAGATTCTGGTTATGCTTAAGGATATGAATGAGGTTATTGTTTAGAATGAATCAcaacttttatcaaacaatGTTTTTGTGTTATGTTTTTGGGGAATCTTAGATGTCACACACTTGCTTCAATCACTTCCTTTTGTTGCTATTCAGATTGAGAAGATAGTCTTTTTCCTGTTGGAGCAACAAGGGCTCTTGGCAAGCCGGATAACAAAGCTTGGAGAGCAGCGCGATGCTCTTCAGGAGGAGCctgaaataaacaaaataattgagtTGCGAGAAGCTTATAGAGCATTGGGACAAGATCTATTAAAGCTTCTCTTTTTTGTTGAGATCAATGCTGTTGGTTTGCGAAAGATATTGAAGAAGTTTGATAAACGCTTTGGCTATAGATTCACAGATTACTATGTCAAAACTCGTGCAAATCATCCTTACTCCCAGCTGCAACAAGTGTTCAAGCATGTGGTAATGTATTTTGTTCAAGCATGTGGTAATGTATTTTGTTCAAGCATGACTTTTACTGAATTAAATATACGACAAATGAATTCCCATATAGTTGATAGAAGCCTGATATCTTATGATAAAGAATAAGGGACTTATCCACTCAGTGCTGTGCCTAACTTGCAGAACATCAAGGGTTTTGATCTCTCAATGCCCAAAGATCTAAATTCTTTCACAAATACCTCAATTCTCTAATTATCCACGCCCCAATTAACTAGCCAACTAATTCATGGCTAACTACTAATGTGGCATACCCAAAATGAATATTGATTGGCTATATGGAATTTGTAGGGATTGGGAGCTGTTGTGGGAGCCTTGTCCCGCAATCTTCATGAACTTCAAGATCGTCAGGGTAGCTACTTATCAATTTATGATCAGCCTACCCTTCCCCTCCAGGTCTCTTTTGGTTTACTTTACTCTACTTATGcctattttgtttatgttttctttcttaatgTTCTCAGCATGCTGCTAGTTAGGTAGCACTGTAGTAGTTCATGGTTTGTGgagatttttcatattatatactTGCTCTTGTATGCAGGATCCAGTCGTTGATTCAATAAATGCAGCTGTTGATAGGTTAACTAACTCAACAAACTTCCTTAGCTTTTTGGGGCAGCATGCGCTCATTATGCAAGAAGAGCTTCCTAGCCCTACTGAGGAACATGTTGATGATCAACGATACAATCTTATGTCTCTTCTGCTGAACTTGGCaaacacatttttatatatggtcaatacatatattattgtcCCTACAGCAGATGATTACTCCATGAGCCTTGGGGCTGCGCCAACAGTTTGTGGTATTGTGATTGGGGCAATGGCTGTTGCACAAGTGTTTTCATCAGTGTATTTTAGTGCATGGTCAAACAAGTCATACTTTAGGCCTCTTGTATTCAGTAGCATAGTTCTTTTTCTCGGAAATATCATGTATGCATTGGCATATGATGCTAGTTCAATATGGATTCTCTTAATTGGTCGCCTTTTATGTGGGTAAGAAATCTTTCGTTTCTTATCCTCCTGCCATTACTTGATGaccataatttatattattgtgcATTAACTTTAGATAAGATAAAATCTCACTTAGTCTCAGTACTAGTCTTACTACCATTTTCAGGTATTCAGAATAAGAGACCTTGTAAATTGACTGTATGGAA
Coding sequences:
- the LOC106770662 gene encoding SPX domain-containing membrane protein At4g22990 → MVAFGKKLKDRQIEEWQGYYINYKLMKKRVRQYAQQIQLGTQDRRHVLKDFSRMLDNQIEKIVFFLLEQQGLLASRITKLGEQRDALQEEPEINKIIELREAYRALGQDLLKLLFFVEINAVGLRKILKKFDKRFGYRFTDYYVKTRANHPYSQLQQVFKHVGLGAVVGALSRNLHELQDRQGSYLSIYDQPTLPLQDPVVDSINAAVDRLTNSTNFLSFLGQHALIMQEELPSPTEEHVDDQRYNLMSLLLNLANTFLYMVNTYIIVPTADDYSMSLGAAPTVCGIVIGAMAVAQVFSSVYFSAWSNKSYFRPLVFSSIVLFLGNIMYALAYDASSIWILLIGRLLCGFGSARAVNRRYISDCVPLKIRMQASAGFVSASALGMACGPALAGILQINFKIHKVTFNQNTLPGWVMAVAWLVYLVWLWITFKEPSHAAEEDHTPHQSNDEVNSKLEKGLNQPLLISSETKVDEDADQDCDDSEEAPEESRQPVNSIVAAYRLLTPSVKVQLLIYFMLKYVMEILLSESSVVTSYYFNWSTSTVAVFLACLGLTVLPVNIVVGSYISNMFQDRQILLASEIMVLVGVVLSFQAIIPYSEPQYVCSGLLLFVSAEVLEGVNLSLLSRVMSSRLSRGTYNGGLLSTEAGTLARVVADATITLAGYVRQSLLLNVTLIPSLFICITSILATCFTYNSLY